A window of Sphingomonas adhaesiva contains these coding sequences:
- a CDS encoding heme lyase CcmF/NrfE family subunit codes for MLAELGLIALWLAAALALAQLVCATLAVRDPASGVGGAVRPVAVAQGLLAALAMAALTAAFVRVDLSLALVVANDHPDKPLLYRFAGAWGNHEGSMLLWVTILGVAGGAVAILERALAPRTTLATLGAQAFLALGFHAFLLFSSNPFTRIDPAPATGNGLNPLLQDPGLAFHPPTLYAGYVGLSVAFSFAVGALVTRDVGPSFARAMRPWVLGAWVFLTLGITAGSYWAYYELGWGGWWFWDPVENASLMPWLAATALLHSVTVLATRDGLRAWTILLAVVAFSMSMLGTFLVRSGILTSVHAFAVDPARGAFILALLALYIGGALVLFGMRVGTVRRGTLFDPLSREGGLVVNNLLLSVILGIVLIGTLYPIVASAMGVQLSVGPPFFDRAAGPVALVLLLVMAVGPLIRWRRDTARAVARRVRWPAAALAGAGGVLLILHPAMGVLPLLGLIVATGVIAASLAPLWGRHLRRTPLTIWGMVVAHLGIGVSLAGMASDSAFTRETLVAAPLGGTAMVGPWRVRFVGVTPTAGPNWTAVEARLAASRDGDIDYILRPQARLFNAPMTATSESAIRTVWNGQLYAVLGAQDDRGRWQLRLWWKPFVTLIWLGGALVAFGGMLSLAGRWQRRRAR; via the coding sequence ATGCTCGCCGAACTGGGTCTGATCGCGCTGTGGCTGGCCGCGGCGCTGGCGCTGGCGCAGCTGGTCTGCGCCACGCTGGCGGTCCGCGATCCCGCGAGCGGTGTCGGCGGCGCGGTGCGCCCCGTCGCGGTGGCGCAGGGGCTGCTCGCCGCGCTGGCGATGGCGGCGCTGACCGCGGCATTCGTCCGCGTCGACCTGTCGCTGGCGCTGGTGGTCGCGAACGATCATCCCGACAAGCCGCTGCTCTATCGCTTCGCCGGCGCCTGGGGAAACCACGAGGGCTCGATGCTGCTGTGGGTCACGATCCTGGGCGTCGCGGGCGGTGCGGTCGCGATCCTGGAACGCGCGCTGGCGCCGCGCACCACGCTCGCAACGCTGGGGGCGCAGGCGTTCCTCGCGCTCGGCTTCCACGCCTTCCTGCTCTTCAGCTCCAATCCGTTCACGCGCATCGATCCGGCACCCGCGACCGGCAACGGGCTGAACCCGCTGCTGCAGGACCCGGGCCTCGCCTTCCATCCGCCGACGCTCTACGCCGGCTATGTCGGCCTCTCGGTCGCCTTTTCCTTTGCGGTCGGGGCGCTGGTGACGCGCGACGTCGGCCCCTCCTTCGCCCGCGCGATGCGCCCGTGGGTGCTGGGCGCCTGGGTCTTCCTGACGCTCGGCATCACCGCGGGCTCCTATTGGGCCTATTACGAGCTGGGCTGGGGCGGCTGGTGGTTCTGGGACCCGGTCGAAAACGCCAGTCTGATGCCGTGGCTTGCCGCGACCGCGCTGCTGCACTCGGTCACGGTGCTCGCGACCCGCGACGGTTTGCGCGCCTGGACGATCCTGCTCGCGGTGGTCGCCTTTTCGATGAGCATGCTGGGCACGTTCCTGGTGCGCTCGGGCATCCTGACGAGCGTCCACGCCTTCGCGGTCGATCCGGCGCGCGGCGCGTTCATCCTCGCGCTGCTGGCGCTCTACATCGGCGGCGCGCTGGTGCTGTTCGGGATGCGAGTCGGCACGGTGCGGCGCGGCACGCTGTTCGATCCGCTGAGCCGCGAAGGCGGGCTGGTGGTCAACAACCTGCTGCTCAGCGTCATCCTGGGCATCGTGCTGATCGGCACGCTGTACCCGATCGTCGCGTCCGCGATGGGGGTGCAGCTGTCGGTGGGCCCACCGTTCTTCGACCGCGCGGCAGGGCCGGTGGCGCTCGTGCTGCTGCTGGTCATGGCGGTAGGGCCGCTGATCCGCTGGCGTCGCGATACGGCGCGCGCGGTCGCGCGGCGGGTGCGCTGGCCGGCGGCGGCGCTGGCGGGCGCGGGCGGCGTTCTCCTGATCCTCCACCCCGCGATGGGCGTGTTGCCGTTGCTGGGGCTGATCGTCGCCACGGGGGTGATCGCGGCTAGCCTCGCGCCGCTGTGGGGGCGCCACCTGCGCCGTACGCCGCTGACGATCTGGGGGATGGTGGTGGCACATCTGGGCATCGGCGTCAGCCTGGCGGGGATGGCGAGCGACAGCGCCTTCACGCGAGAGACACTGGTCGCCGCTCCGCTGGGCGGCACCGCGATGGTAGGGCCGTGGCGCGTGCGCTTCGTCGGGGTCACGCCGACCGCCGGGCCGAACTGGACCGCGGTCGAGGCGCGTCTGGCGGCGAGCCGCGACGGTGACATCGACTATATCCTGCGCCCGCAGGCACGGCTGTTCAACGCCCCGATGACCGCCACCAGCGAAAGCGCGATCCGCACCGTGTGGAACGGGCAGCTTTATGCCGTGCTGGGTGCGCAGGACGACCGCGGGCGGTGGCAGTTGCGGCTGTGGTGGAAGCCGTTCGTGACGCTGATCTGGCTCGGCGGTGCCCTGGTCGCGTTCGGCGGCATGCTGTCGCTGGCCGGGCGCTGGCAGCGGAGGCGGGCGCGATGA
- a CDS encoding tetratricopeptide repeat protein: MTGWLLLIALVALTAIGLWRLGRVPPAAVELLGAAALIAVAGYVWQGSPALPGKPTSPAGSTSAPADRALLAAIVAGRVDNREAVLSAADRMIASGATQEAATAIQATLDRHPGDPDLWVGLGNALVAHNNGVVAPAARLAFAHAATLAPGHPGPAFFAGLAYAQSGQVEAARREWRRLLARTPPGAPWREDLEQKLRSLDAR; the protein is encoded by the coding sequence ATGACCGGGTGGTTGCTGCTGATCGCGCTCGTGGCGCTGACCGCGATCGGGCTGTGGCGCCTCGGCCGGGTGCCGCCCGCGGCGGTCGAGCTGCTGGGCGCCGCCGCGTTGATCGCGGTCGCGGGCTATGTGTGGCAGGGGTCCCCTGCCCTGCCGGGCAAGCCCACTTCGCCCGCCGGATCGACCTCGGCGCCCGCCGACCGCGCCCTGCTGGCCGCGATCGTCGCAGGGCGCGTCGACAACAGGGAGGCGGTGCTGTCCGCGGCCGACCGAATGATCGCATCCGGCGCCACGCAGGAAGCGGCGACCGCGATCCAGGCGACGCTCGACCGGCATCCCGGCGACCCCGATCTGTGGGTCGGGCTGGGCAACGCGCTGGTCGCGCACAACAACGGCGTGGTCGCCCCCGCCGCGCGGCTCGCCTTCGCCCATGCCGCCACGCTCGCGCCGGGGCATCCGGGCCCCGCCTTCTTCGCCGGTCTCGCCTATGCCCAATCCGGGCAGGTGGAGGCGGCGCGACGCGAGTGGCGGCGCTTGCTGGCGCGCACGCCGCCCGGCGCACCGTGGCGCGAGGATCTGGAGCAGAAGCTGCGTTCGCTGGACGCGCGCTAA
- a CDS encoding phosphodiesterase yields MTHASPARPLLIAQLTDLHLGFERDRADEPNRLRLDKVVAAIGALDPAPDLIVVSGDLVEHGDAASYARVREALAPLRAPVRLMLGNHDARAAFAAAFADVPLSGGFLHHVVEQAGLRCILLDTLEEGRHGGAFCAAREAWLSARLAEAPDTPTLIFLHHPPCVTGIPWMDVDPAEPWLERLRGALAAGRNVVGLVSGHLHRAIAARWAGLPVTVAPSVAPRVALELGPIDPDKPDGRRLIVDGTPGYALHRWDGEALVSHFVLIDDAPAVAFYDEKLRGMIAEMAAERPGGR; encoded by the coding sequence GTGACGCACGCCTCGCCCGCGCGCCCGCTGCTGATCGCGCAGCTGACCGACCTGCACCTGGGGTTCGAGCGGGACCGTGCGGACGAGCCCAACCGGCTGCGGCTGGACAAGGTGGTCGCCGCGATCGGTGCGCTCGACCCCGCGCCGGACCTCATCGTCGTCAGCGGCGACCTGGTCGAGCATGGCGACGCGGCGTCCTATGCCCGCGTGCGCGAGGCGCTCGCACCGCTCCGCGCGCCGGTGCGGCTGATGCTGGGCAATCACGACGCGCGCGCCGCCTTCGCCGCGGCGTTCGCGGACGTGCCGCTGAGCGGTGGTTTTCTGCACCATGTCGTCGAGCAGGCGGGCCTGCGCTGCATCCTGCTCGACACGCTCGAGGAGGGACGACACGGCGGCGCCTTCTGCGCGGCGCGCGAGGCGTGGCTGAGCGCACGACTGGCGGAGGCACCCGACACGCCGACGCTGATCTTCCTGCATCACCCGCCGTGCGTCACCGGCATTCCGTGGATGGACGTCGACCCGGCCGAGCCGTGGCTGGAGCGGTTGCGCGGCGCGCTGGCGGCGGGGCGGAACGTCGTCGGGCTGGTGTCGGGGCACCTGCACCGCGCGATCGCGGCGCGCTGGGCCGGGCTGCCGGTGACGGTGGCGCCGTCGGTGGCGCCGCGCGTCGCGCTGGAACTGGGGCCGATCGATCCGGACAAGCCGGACGGCCGCCGCCTGATCGTCGACGGTACGCCCGGCTATGCGCTGCATCGCTGGGACGGCGAGGCGCTGGTGAGCCATTTCGTGCTGATCGACGATGCGCCCGCGGTCGCCTTCTACGACGAGAAGCTGCGCGGCATGATCGCCGAGATGGCGGCGGAGCGTCCCGGCGGGCGTTAG